The following proteins are co-located in the Heteronotia binoei isolate CCM8104 ecotype False Entrance Well chromosome 8, APGP_CSIRO_Hbin_v1, whole genome shotgun sequence genome:
- the IFRD1 gene encoding interferon-related developmental regulator 1 yields MPKSRRRGGGARGASGAQHRNMQPFSDEDASIETMSHCSGFSDPPSFTEDVPEIDEEATQEELEYKLKGLIDLTLDKSAKTRQSALESLKNALISKILYEFILERRMMLTDSIERCIKKGKSDEQRAAAGLACLLCVQLGSGMESEEIFKTLAPVLKKILCDGAASVQARQACATCLGVCCFIATDDITELYSTVECLENIFTKSYQKERNSNGISSTQNTVLHISALLAWTLLLTICPMNEVKKKLEMHLHKFPLLLSCDDVNMRIAAGETLALLFELARETDEDFFYEDMELLTQKLRALATDGNKHRAKVDKRKQRSVFRDVLRAVEEHDFPTETVKFGPERMYIDCWVKKQTYDTFKEILGSGMQYHLQSNELLRDVFELGPPLMLDEATLKTMKIPRFERHLYNSAAFKARTKARSKCRDKRTDAGEVF; encoded by the exons ATGCCCAAGTCGAGGCGCAGAGGAGGGGGCGCGCGCGGAGCGTCAG GTGCCCAGCACAGAAACATGCAGCCTTTTAGTGATGAAGATGCATCAATTGAAACTATGAGCCACTGCAGTGGCTTCAGCGATCCACCTAGCTTCACAGAGGATG TGCCTGAAATTGATGAAGAAGCCACACAAGAAGAACTTGAGTACAAACTGAAGGGACTCATTGATCTAACATTGGACAAGAG TGCAAAGACCAGACAGTCCGCTCTGGAAAGTCTTAAAAATGCCTTGATATCTAAAATACTGTACGAGTTCATcttggagaggagaatgatgctaaCAGATAGCATAGAGCGCTGCATAAAGAAAG GCAAGAGTGATGAGCAGCGGGCAGCAGCAGGACTGGCTTGTCTACTTTGTGTGCAGCTGGGCTCAGGGATGGAAAGTGAGGAGATCTTTAAGACCCTTGCTCCAGTCCTGAAGAAAATCCTTTGTGACGGAGCAGCAAGTGTACAAGCAAGGCAAGCT TGTGCTACCTGCTTGGGAGTGTGTTGCTTTATTGCCACAGATGATATTACA GAATTGTATTCAACTGTGGAATGCCTGGAAAATATCTTCACCAAATCctatcagaaagaaagaaattcaaatggaatTTCCAGCACTCAGAACACAGTTCTTCATATCAGCGCCCTGTTGGCATGGACCCTTCTGTTGACTATCTGCCCAATGAATGAAGTGAAGAAAAAACTTGAAAT GCATTTGCATAAATTTCCTCTTTTGTTGTCCTGTGATGATGTAAACATGAGGATTGCTGCTGGGGAAACacttgcccttctctttgaactAGCAAGAGAAACAGATGAG GATTTCTTTTATGAAGATATGGAACTTCTAACACAGAAACTAAGGGCTCTAGCTACAGATGGGAACAAGCACCGTGCCAAGGTAGACAAAAGAAAACAGCGATCTGTCTTCAGAGATGTCTTGCGAGCTGTGGAG GAGCATGACTTCCCTACAGAGACAGTCAAATTTGGGCCTGAGCGCATGTACATTGACTGCTGGGTTAAAAAACAAACCTATGATACTTTCAAAGAAATCCTGGGATCAGGGATGCAATATCACTTGCAG TCCAATGAGCTTCTTCGGGATGTCTTTGAACTTGGGCCACCACTAATGCTTGATGAGGCAACTCTTAAGACCATGAAGATACCCCGTTTTGAAAGG CACCTTTACAACTCTGCAGCATTCAAAGCAAGGACCAAGGCCAGAAGCAAATGCCGTGATAAAAGAACAGATGCTGGTGAAGTGTTCTAG